The following coding sequences are from one Azospirillum sp. TSH100 window:
- a CDS encoding IS5 family transposase (programmed frameshift) — translation MASPLVSDALWALIEPLLPPEPPKPKGGRPRLDNRAALTGILFVLRTGIPWELLPVEMECGSGMTCWRRLHDWQQAGVWERLHRVLLDRLGYANAINWDRAAVDSASVPGKKGGEETGPNPTDRGKPGSKRHILVDANGIPLALRISPANRHDSKFLEPLVDAVPAIRQCAGRPRRRPAKLHANKGYDFAHCRQALRRRGIVPRIARRGIESSERLGRHRWVVERTLAWFARFRRIAVRYERRADILTAFPHIAAGLICWRFVQRWFC, via the exons ATGGCTTCCCCTCTGGTATCCGACGCCCTTTGGGCGCTGATTGAACCATTGCTCCCGCCAGAGCCGCCCAAGCCGAAGGGCGGGCGGCCTCGGCTGGACAACCGCGCCGCGCTGACCGGCATCCTGTTTGTGCTCCGCACCGGCATTCCTTGGGAACTGCTGCCGGTGGAGATGGAGTGCGGTTCGGGCATGACCTGTTGGCGCCGACTGCACGACTGGCAGCAAGCCGGCGTCTGGGAGCGGCTGCATCGCGTGCTGCTCGACCGGCTTGGCTACGCCAACGCCATCAACTGGGATCGCGCTGCGGTGGACAGCGCCAGCGTTCCAG GCAAAAAGGGGGGCGAGGAGACCGGGCCGAACCCGACAGACCGCGGCAAACCGGGCTCCAAGCGCCATATCCTCGTCGATGCCAATGGCATCCCCCTCGCCCTGAGGATTTCGCCGGCCAACCGGCATGACAGCAAGTTTCTGGAGCCGCTGGTCGATGCCGTGCCGGCAATCCGCCAATGTGCGGGCCGGCCACGGCGCCGACCGGCCAAGCTGCACGCCAACAAGGGCTACGACTTCGCCCACTGCCGGCAGGCGCTGCGTCGGCGGGGGATCGTTCCACGCATCGCCCGGCGTGGCATCGAGAGCAGTGAGCGCCTTGGCCGACACCGATGGGTGGTCGAGCGGACACTCGCCTGGTTTGCGCGGTTCCGCCGCATCGCCGTCCGCTATGAACGGCGCGCCGATATCTTAACCGCCTTCCCCCATATCGCCGCCGGCCTCATCTGCTGGCGTTTCGTCCAGAGATGGTTCTGTTAG
- a CDS encoding 2-dehydropantoate 2-reductase, whose translation MKTCIIGAGAIGGLIGIRLAQAGCDVSVLARGATADALRTGPWRLATADGEVTGSVRVADDLMALGPQDLVVIAVKGQSLPGLAPSLAPLIGTETMVLPAMNGVPWWFFRRFGGPLAGMPLDSVDPGRRIAAAIADEAVVGCVVHATCSVAEPGLVRHGFGNRLIVGEPDGSLSPRLGRLWDCLTAAGFEVQSSPRIQTDIWYKLWGNMTMNPVSALTGATCDRILDDPLVSGFCLSVMAEAAELGRLIGCPIEQSGEDRNAVTRRLGAFKTSMLQDAEAGKPLEIDALLGAVKEIAGRLGQATPNLDALLGLTRLMAGTRGLYPSMD comes from the coding sequence ATGAAGACCTGCATCATCGGGGCCGGCGCCATCGGCGGCCTCATCGGCATCCGTCTGGCCCAGGCCGGCTGCGACGTGTCGGTCCTGGCGCGCGGCGCCACCGCCGACGCCCTGCGCACCGGTCCCTGGAGGCTCGCCACCGCGGATGGGGAGGTCACGGGGTCCGTCCGGGTGGCCGATGACCTGATGGCGCTGGGACCGCAGGATCTCGTCGTCATCGCCGTGAAGGGACAGTCGCTGCCCGGCCTCGCCCCGTCGCTGGCGCCCCTTATCGGGACGGAGACCATGGTTCTGCCGGCGATGAACGGCGTGCCCTGGTGGTTCTTCCGCCGCTTCGGTGGACCGCTCGCCGGGATGCCGTTGGACAGCGTCGATCCCGGCCGGCGGATCGCCGCCGCCATCGCCGATGAGGCGGTCGTCGGCTGCGTCGTCCATGCAACCTGCTCGGTCGCCGAACCGGGTCTGGTGCGCCACGGTTTCGGCAACCGGCTGATCGTCGGCGAACCGGACGGTAGCCTGTCGCCCCGCCTCGGCAGGCTGTGGGACTGCCTGACCGCGGCGGGGTTCGAGGTCCAGTCCTCCCCGCGGATCCAGACCGACATCTGGTACAAGCTGTGGGGCAACATGACGATGAATCCGGTGTCGGCGCTGACCGGCGCCACCTGCGACCGGATTCTCGACGATCCGCTGGTCAGCGGCTTCTGCCTGTCGGTGATGGCCGAGGCGGCCGAGCTGGGCCGCCTCATCGGTTGCCCGATCGAGCAGAGCGGCGAGGACCGCAATGCGGTGACCCGCCGGCTCGGCGCCTTCAAGACGTCGATGCTCCAGGATGCCGAAGCCGGCAAGCCGCTGGAGATCGACGCGCTGCTGGGGGCGGTGAAGGAGATCGCCGGGCGGCTGGGACAGGCGACCCCCAACCTCGACGCCCTTCTCGGCCTGACCCGGCTGATGGCGGGCACCCGCGGCCTCTACCCGTCAATGGATTGA
- a CDS encoding TRAP transporter large permease subunit — MEAAGLVMLVLVAALLTTGLPAWVVLIGVSLSAATVGVATGGLDGGLLVALAPRLVGLLENDLLQALPLYVLMGALLNRLPLAGILFRAGTAATGGHRSGPLVAAMGLGALLAPMNGSVAASVATLSRVVLPRLRAHGVPAGKGLAVVCVASTLGVVVPPSLVLILLGDAMMRAHTEAANTVGRVAGQMVRVINTQDVFRGALAPAALFLLLCLILSWWSGRRQPAPETVETQTLAAEPPLGIAGWVTAVATLLFVGGLLAAVAAGYIYAVEAAAMGAVTLLVFGLASRSLDRDAMEAVLHDTMAVTGALFALFVGATSFTLVFRGFGTDRLLDGLVAALPGGAAGATLGVMAMIAACAFVLDAFEIIFVVIPVLMPPLLVRVPDAVWVSVLVLLTLQVSFLIPPLGYAVMMVRSAAGAGDMMRGLIRALAPYLAAQAVVLGITLAVPSFVHVMEPPDDPNATPALSDEDAKDQLRSMIPVPPEND; from the coding sequence ATGGAGGCTGCCGGCCTGGTGATGCTGGTGCTGGTCGCGGCGCTGCTGACGACCGGCCTGCCGGCCTGGGTGGTGCTGATCGGCGTGTCGCTGTCCGCCGCAACGGTGGGGGTGGCGACCGGCGGACTGGACGGGGGGCTGCTCGTGGCGCTGGCGCCGCGCCTCGTCGGGCTTTTGGAAAACGACCTGCTCCAGGCGCTGCCGCTCTACGTGCTGATGGGCGCGCTGCTCAACCGCCTGCCGCTGGCGGGCATCCTGTTCCGCGCCGGAACGGCGGCGACGGGCGGGCACCGGTCCGGTCCGCTCGTGGCCGCCATGGGGCTGGGAGCACTGCTGGCGCCGATGAACGGGTCGGTCGCGGCCAGCGTCGCCACCTTGTCGCGGGTGGTTCTGCCCCGCCTGCGCGCCCATGGAGTGCCTGCCGGCAAGGGGTTGGCCGTGGTGTGCGTGGCGAGCACGCTGGGGGTTGTCGTCCCGCCGTCGCTGGTGCTGATCCTGCTGGGCGACGCGATGATGCGCGCCCACACCGAAGCCGCGAACACCGTCGGCCGCGTCGCCGGGCAGATGGTCCGCGTCATCAACACCCAGGACGTCTTCCGTGGCGCGCTGGCCCCGGCCGCCCTGTTCCTTCTGCTGTGCCTGATCCTGTCCTGGTGGAGCGGCCGGCGCCAACCGGCTCCTGAGACCGTGGAAACGCAAACGCTCGCCGCCGAGCCGCCGCTGGGCATCGCCGGCTGGGTGACGGCGGTGGCGACGCTGCTGTTCGTCGGCGGGCTGCTGGCGGCGGTCGCCGCAGGGTACATCTATGCGGTCGAGGCGGCGGCGATGGGGGCGGTGACGTTGCTGGTCTTCGGGCTTGCCAGCCGCTCGCTGGACCGCGACGCGATGGAGGCGGTGCTGCACGACACCATGGCGGTGACCGGCGCCCTGTTCGCCCTGTTCGTCGGCGCCACCAGCTTCACCCTGGTGTTCCGCGGCTTCGGCACCGACCGCCTGCTCGACGGGCTGGTCGCCGCCCTGCCCGGCGGGGCGGCCGGGGCGACGCTGGGCGTCATGGCGATGATCGCGGCCTGCGCCTTCGTGCTGGACGCCTTCGAGATCATCTTCGTCGTCATCCCGGTGCTGATGCCGCCTTTGCTGGTTCGGGTGCCCGATGCCGTCTGGGTGTCGGTGCTGGTGCTGCTGACGCTTCAGGTCAGCTTCCTGATTCCGCCGCTCGGCTATGCGGTGATGATGGTGCGCAGCGCCGCCGGGGCCGGCGACATGATGCGCGGGCTGATCCGCGCGCTGGCGCCCTATCTGGCCGCCCAGGCGGTGGTGCTAGGCATAACGCTGGCGGTGCCGTCCTTCGTCCATGTGATGGAGCCGCCGGACGATCCCAACGCCACCCCGGCGCTGAGTGACGAGGACGCCAAGGACCAGCTCCGCTCCATGATCCCGGTGCCGCCGGAGAACGATTGA
- a CDS encoding class II aldolase/adducin family protein produces the protein MSTAPRYFEQPARFSPAEWQARVKLAAAYRIFDHLGWSELIYNHISLRVPDEPGHFLINPFGLHYSEVRASNLVKVDVDGTIVGHSDWPINPAGFTFHGAIHAALPDAHCVMHVHTTQTQAVCCLEDGLAFTNFYAAQLYGKIAYHEFEGITVHLDEGRRILASAGDKPVLLLRNHGPVVVGSTLAQAFSLMWLVNRACEIQMATHSMGRARQIPVAVLEKCVADSLNFDPKYGAGEDAFSALTRIIDRIDPTYRS, from the coding sequence ATGAGCACCGCCCCCCGCTATTTCGAACAGCCCGCCCGTTTCAGCCCGGCCGAATGGCAGGCCCGCGTCAAGCTGGCCGCGGCCTACCGCATCTTCGACCATCTCGGCTGGTCGGAACTGATCTACAACCACATCTCGCTCCGGGTTCCGGACGAACCCGGCCACTTCCTCATCAACCCGTTCGGCCTGCATTATTCGGAGGTCCGCGCCTCTAACCTCGTGAAGGTCGATGTGGACGGAACCATTGTCGGCCATTCTGACTGGCCGATCAATCCGGCCGGCTTCACCTTCCACGGCGCCATCCATGCGGCCCTGCCGGACGCCCACTGCGTGATGCATGTCCATACCACCCAGACGCAGGCGGTCTGCTGCCTGGAGGACGGGCTGGCCTTCACCAACTTCTACGCCGCCCAGCTGTACGGCAAGATCGCCTACCATGAATTCGAGGGGATCACCGTCCATCTCGACGAAGGGCGGCGCATCCTGGCCAGCGCCGGCGACAAGCCGGTCCTGCTGCTGCGCAATCACGGCCCGGTGGTGGTAGGATCCACGCTGGCCCAGGCCTTCTCGCTGATGTGGCTGGTCAACCGCGCGTGCGAGATCCAGATGGCCACCCATTCTATGGGCCGGGCACGGCAAATCCCGGTGGCGGTTCTGGAGAAATGCGTCGCCGACAGTCTGAATTTCGATCCTAAATATGGGGCCGGCGAAGATGCCTTCTCGGCACTCACCCGCATCATCGACCGCATCGACCCGACCTACCGGTCGTGA
- a CDS encoding TRAP transporter substrate-binding protein: MVSATTQAADTVTLKIAHFLPGVAQVQRQVLEPWCDDLGRESGGRIRCQFYPALQLGGTAAQLVDLARNGVADIVWTAPGYSAGRFPKTEVLELPGMLPVGGLAGGRAIWTFYQAHLQDEYAAYKLLALHADGGMTVHTANKPVAKAADFAGLKLRAPNRTIARTLTELGATPVAMPPAQMTEAISKGVVDGASAVWEVIGPTKLDEVTRFHLETSPDEPVLGATVLALLMNRKSFDAMPADLQAILEKNSGMVLVERFGRAWDATIATTRDRVKAQGQSVTVLSRSAYDEALKKLEPVTTEWIAQASAKGIDAASLAAAARQLASQPH, encoded by the coding sequence ATGGTGTCGGCCACCACCCAGGCGGCCGACACGGTGACGCTGAAGATCGCGCATTTCCTGCCCGGCGTGGCGCAGGTGCAAAGGCAGGTTCTGGAGCCGTGGTGCGACGATCTCGGCCGGGAGTCCGGTGGCCGCATCCGTTGCCAGTTCTATCCCGCACTGCAATTGGGCGGCACGGCGGCCCAACTGGTCGATCTCGCACGCAACGGCGTGGCGGACATCGTCTGGACGGCTCCCGGCTATTCCGCCGGGCGCTTCCCCAAGACCGAAGTGCTGGAGCTTCCCGGCATGCTTCCGGTCGGTGGCCTCGCGGGCGGGCGGGCGATCTGGACCTTCTACCAGGCGCATCTCCAGGACGAATACGCCGCCTACAAGCTGCTCGCCCTGCATGCCGACGGCGGCATGACCGTCCACACCGCGAACAAACCGGTTGCCAAGGCGGCCGATTTCGCCGGATTGAAGCTGCGCGCGCCGAACCGCACCATCGCCCGCACCCTAACGGAGCTTGGCGCCACCCCGGTCGCGATGCCGCCCGCCCAGATGACCGAGGCCATCTCCAAGGGCGTGGTCGACGGTGCGTCCGCGGTCTGGGAGGTGATCGGCCCGACCAAGCTGGACGAGGTCACCCGCTTCCATCTGGAAACCTCACCCGACGAGCCCGTCCTGGGCGCCACCGTCCTGGCCCTGCTGATGAACAGGAAGAGCTTCGACGCCATGCCGGCGGACTTGCAGGCGATCCTTGAGAAGAACAGCGGCATGGTCCTGGTCGAGCGCTTCGGGCGGGCCTGGGACGCCACCATCGCCACGACGCGCGACAGAGTGAAGGCACAGGGGCAGTCGGTCACCGTGCTGTCGCGCAGCGCCTATGACGAGGCGCTGAAGAAGCTGGAGCCGGTCACCACCGAATGGATCGCCCAGGCATCGGCCAAGGGCATCGACGCGGCCTCCCTCGCCGCTGCGGCCCGTCAGCTGGCCTCGCAGCCGCACTGA
- a CDS encoding AraC family transcriptional regulator codes for MSGCGRDETSRSATEARLLGLEAERALATQAGDQGEDWITSDPDCASERLFRNYTPHRMRVIGPPRDFRMRLRVGWSGGMALLRFNTGVELSQIPTGRFILVTTQVSGWSEIDTQGRSFSGGPGLIVVDSARSPVRKRFSADSERLHLRLGTAALDGLYERLVGTPPVRPLEFAPCIRPGTAMHARWQSVVRMVLSCTAPSAGPDPAPALPDLLRRQLEETAMLMLLTGHEHSGAGQMAGTPAAPSPRHVRAAEEFMRANAGEPLTLAEIAEAAGVSIRTLTAGFRNFRDLSPMQQLRDIRMAAARDDLLQGPKAGSTRAGGAGTGGVADIALRWGFGNFGRFAGDYRRRYGETPSETLRRRR; via the coding sequence ATGAGCGGATGCGGTCGGGACGAAACGAGCCGGTCGGCCACCGAAGCCCGGCTGCTGGGGCTGGAGGCTGAACGGGCCTTGGCAACTCAAGCCGGCGACCAGGGGGAAGACTGGATCACCAGCGACCCCGACTGCGCCTCGGAGCGTCTGTTCCGCAACTACACCCCGCACCGGATGCGGGTGATCGGACCGCCGCGCGATTTCCGCATGCGGCTGCGGGTCGGCTGGTCGGGAGGCATGGCCCTGCTGCGTTTCAACACCGGGGTGGAACTGTCTCAGATACCGACCGGCCGCTTCATCCTGGTGACGACGCAGGTCAGCGGCTGGTCCGAGATCGACACGCAGGGGCGGAGCTTCAGCGGCGGACCGGGATTGATAGTGGTCGATTCCGCAAGATCGCCGGTGAGGAAGCGCTTCAGCGCCGACAGCGAGCGGCTCCATCTCCGCCTCGGCACTGCGGCGCTGGACGGCCTGTATGAACGGCTGGTCGGCACCCCCCCTGTCCGGCCGCTGGAATTCGCCCCCTGCATCCGGCCGGGAACCGCCATGCACGCCCGCTGGCAGTCGGTGGTCCGGATGGTGCTGTCCTGTACCGCACCCTCCGCCGGACCTGATCCGGCCCCGGCTCTGCCCGACCTTCTCCGCAGACAGCTGGAGGAGACCGCGATGCTGATGCTGCTGACCGGGCATGAGCATAGCGGGGCGGGGCAGATGGCGGGCACACCCGCCGCCCCGTCCCCGCGCCATGTCAGGGCGGCCGAGGAGTTCATGCGCGCCAACGCCGGGGAGCCGCTGACCCTGGCGGAGATCGCCGAGGCGGCGGGCGTCAGCATCCGGACCCTGACCGCCGGCTTCCGCAATTTCCGCGACCTGTCCCCGATGCAGCAGTTGCGGGACATCCGCATGGCCGCCGCGCGGGACGATCTGCTGCAAGGCCCAAAAGCCGGGAGCACGCGAGCCGGGGGCGCTGGAACCGGGGGCGTGGCCGATATCGCCCTGCGCTGGGGCTTCGGCAATTTCGGACGCTTCGCCGGCGACTACCGCCGCCGCTACGGCGAGACGCCATCGGAAACGCTGCGGCGCCGCCGATAG